The proteins below come from a single Candidatus Thioglobus sp. genomic window:
- a CDS encoding succinate dehydrogenase/fumarate reductase iron-sulfur subunit — protein MNFTLHIWRQKNINIEGDFVTYKIDDIDEDTSFLEMLDQLNEQLIANNEDCIVFDYDCREGICGSCSLVINGYPHGDKNATTTCQLYMRDYKHQTELWVEPFRAKSFPVIKDLTVDRSAFDSIIQSGGYISVHTGAAPDANAVLVDKPSADEAFNSATCIGCGACVAVCPNASATLYVAAKITHLSLLPQGKIEEKARAQKMLNQMQSEGFGSCSNHRHCERVCPKGITVSNISKMNQVLAWS, from the coding sequence ATGAATTTTACCCTACATATTTGGCGACAAAAAAACATCAATATTGAAGGAGATTTTGTCACCTATAAAATTGATGATATTGATGAAGATACTTCTTTTTTAGAAATGCTGGATCAACTAAATGAGCAGCTTATTGCTAATAATGAAGACTGTATTGTCTTCGATTATGATTGCCGTGAAGGAATTTGTGGTTCCTGTTCATTGGTGATTAATGGCTACCCACATGGTGATAAAAATGCAACCACGACTTGTCAGTTATATATGCGTGACTATAAGCATCAAACTGAATTGTGGGTTGAGCCTTTTCGTGCTAAATCATTTCCAGTGATTAAAGATCTAACAGTTGATCGATCTGCATTTGATAGCATAATTCAATCAGGTGGATATATTTCTGTACATACGGGTGCTGCTCCAGATGCTAACGCGGTTTTGGTAGATAAGCCAAGTGCAGATGAAGCCTTTAATTCGGCAACTTGTATTGGTTGTGGCGCTTGTGTTGCAGTTTGTCCAAATGCATCAGCAACACTTTATGTTGCGGCTAAAATTACCCACTTGTCTTTATTGCCACAAGGCAAAATTGAAGAGAAAGCGCGAGCACAAAAAATGCTTAATCAAATGCAAAGTGAAGGTTTTGGAAGTTGCTCAAATCATCGACATTGTGAGCGCGTATGCCCTAAAGGCATTACAGTTTCTAATATTTCTAAGATGAATCAGGTTCTTGCTTGGTCGTAA